A single Zootoca vivipara chromosome 1, rZooViv1.1, whole genome shotgun sequence DNA region contains:
- the KDM2A gene encoding lysine-specific demethylase 2A isoform X2, with the protein MKPAPRPATVRPTVSPIVSGARRRRVRCRKCKACLQGECGMCHYCRDMKKFGGPGRMKQSCVLRQCLAPRLPHSVTCVLCGEVDKNEDSQDFEKKLMECCICNEIVHPGCLQMDGEGLLNDELPNCWECPKCYKGDESEKGQKRKMDDGDDDTVQAKVLRPLRSCEEPLTPPPPHSPTPMLQLIHDPVSPRSIVTRSSPGAGPSDHHGPSRDERFKRRQLLRLQGTERTVVREKENNPSGKKELSEVEKAKLHGSFLTVTLQRPTKDMHGTSIVPKLQAITASSTNLRHSPRVVMRQSSARAPQRGGDEEGAEDEEEEESAEEEEDSAEESGTARLNGQGGRAPDSEEIWMQKEVWMSVFRYLTRRELCECMRVCKTWYKWCGDRRLWTKIDLSRYKSITPLALGGIIRRQPVSLDLSWTNISRKQLTWLINRLPGLKDLILAGCSWSAVSALSTSTCPLLRTLDLRWAVGIKDPQIRDLLTPPSDKPSQDNRSKLRNMIDFRLAGLDITDATLRLIIRHMPLLSRLDLSHCNHLTDQSANLLTAVGSSTRNSLTEINMAGCNKLTDQSLLYLRRISNVTLIDLRGCKQITRKACEHFISDLSINSLYCLSDEKLIQKIS; encoded by the exons ATGAAACCCGCGCCACGGCCAGCAACTGTGAGACCTACAGTCTCTCCTATAGTGTCTGGTGCCCGCAGAAGGCGGGTACGATGTCGTAAATGCAAGGCCTGCTTGCAAGGTGAATGTGGCATGTGCCACTACTGCAGGGATATGAAGAAGTTTGGGGGGCCTGGTCGTATGAAGCAGTCCTGTGTACTACGGCAGTGCTTGGCG CCCAGACTGCCTCACTCTGTTACATGTGTACTTTGTGGGGAGGTAGATAAGAATGAGGATTCGCAGGACTTTGAGAAGAAGCTAATGGAGTGCTGCATCTGCAATGAGATTGTTCACCCAGGTTGTCTACAG ATGGATGGGGAAGGGCTACTGAATGATGAATTGCCCAACTGCTGGGAGTGTCCGAAGTGCTACAAGGGAGATGAGTCGGAGAAAGGCCAG AAGCGGAAAATGGATGATGGCGATGATGACACAGTCCAAGCCAAAGTTCTGCGTCCTTTGCGAAGCTGTGAGGAACCTTtgactccaccaccaccacattcgcCTACCCCAATGCTGCAGCTAATACATGACCCTGTGTCACCACGAAGCATAGTGACACGGTCCTCTCCGGGGGCCGGTCCTAGTGACCATCACGGGCCTAGCCGGGATGAACGCTTTAAGAGACGCCAGCTACTTCGGCTGCAAGGCACAGAGCGCACAGTGGTGcgggaaaaagaaaacaaccctaGTGGCAAGAAAGAGCTTTCAGAAGTAGAAAAGGCCAAGCTCCATGGATCCTTTCTTACAGTCACATTACAAAGACCTACCAAAGACATGCATGGCACTTCCATTGTGCCCAAGCTGCAGGCAATCACTGCCTCCTCCACTAATCTGCGGCACTCTCCTCGTGTGGTCATGCGCCAAAGTTCAGCCAGAGCACCTCAGCGGGGTGGAGATGAAGAAGGAGCtgaggatgaagaggaggaggaaagtgcagaggaggaagaggacagtGCAGAGGAGAGTGGGACAGCCAGACTGAATGGTCAAGGAGGCAGGGCTCCAGATAGTGAGGAAATCTGGATGCAAAAAGAGGTGTGGATGTCTGTCTTCCGTTATCTCACTCGCAGGGAGCTTTGTGAATGTATGCGTGTATGCAAAACCTGGTACAAATG GTGTGGTGACAGGAGATTGTGGACGAAGATTGACTTAAGCAGGTACAAGTCCATCACACCCCTGGCACTGGGTGGCATAATCAGGAGGCAGCCAGTTAGCCTTGACCTCAGCTGGACCAATATTTCCAGAAAACAGCTCACCTGGCTCATCAACAGACTACCAG GCCTCAAAGACCTCATCTTGGCAGGCTGCTCCTGGTCAGCAGTGTCTGCTCTCAGTACCTCCACCTGCCCCCTTCTCAGGACACTTGATCTTCGGTGGGCAGTAGGAATCAAGGACCCTCAGATTCGGGACTTGCTCACACCTCCATCAGATAAACCCA GCCAAGACAATCGCAGCAAACTCCGTAACATGATAGACTTCCGGTTGGCTGGGCTGGACATAACTGATGCCACACTCCGGCTCATCATTCGCCACATGCCTCTGCTCTCACGACTTGATCTTAGTCACTGTAATCACCTTACGGACCAGTCAGCCAACCTATTAACAGCTGTGGGGTCTTCCACGCGAAACTCGCTCACTGAAATCAACATGGCAG GCTGCAATAAGCTCACAGACCAGTCCCTGCTGTACCTGCGGCGCATCTCTAACGTAACCCTGATAGACCTGCGTGGTTGCAAGCAGATCACCCGCAAGGCCTGTGAGCACTTCATCTCAGACCTGTCAATCAACAGCCTCTATTGCCTGTCTGATGAAAAGCTGATCCAGAAAATCAGCTAG